Proteins encoded by one window of Lathyrus oleraceus cultivar Zhongwan6 chromosome 1, CAAS_Psat_ZW6_1.0, whole genome shotgun sequence:
- the LOC127103689 gene encoding uncharacterized protein LOC127103689 — MVNMNQNANEVIHKVRYDGMAGDKKLAFMIERIMARNGVNVGLHRPNYSSILSDYILQTEFPRGLKVPKFTKFSGDTSESTVEHVARYLIEAGHLANNKNLRIKYFPSSLTKNTFIWFTTLPASSIHDWTRLERLFHEQFYMGQSKISLKELASIKCKFSEPIDDYLNRFHFLKARCFAQVERLKAESARATKNNRREMLAYIDIDEYDQETDNDPLGFNESEIDLAKLKQGSPYSCKVLAPSNGKNPIEMEKNDKFPKKTYTFEVTKCDEIFDLRVKDGQMIMPPGAKIPPLEQQKK, encoded by the exons atggtcaacatgaaccaaAATGCTAACGAAGTCATACATAAGGTTCGATATGATGGTATGGCAGGAGATAAAAAATTGGCCTTCATGATCGAAAGGATTATGGCACGAAATGGGGTGAATGTTGGCCTTCATAGGCCAAATTATAGTTCCATATTGTCTGATTATATCTTGCAAACTGAATTTCCTAGGGGATTGAAAGTCCCAAAATTTACAAAATTTTCAGGGGATACTAGTGAATCGACTGTCGAACATGTGGCGAGATATCTAATCGAAGCAGGACACCTTGCAAACAACAAAAACTTAAGGATAAAATACTTTCCTAGTTCACTCACTAAAAACACCTTCATATGGTTCACTACACTTCCAGCGAGTTCAATTCATGATTGGACTCGTCTAGAAAGAttgttccatgaacagttttacatggGGCAGTCCAAGATTAGCCTAAAAGAATTGGCTAGTATTAAGTGTAAATTTTCTGAGCCAATTGACGACTATCTTAATAGGTTCCATTTTCTAAAGGCAAGGTGTTTCGCACAG GTAGAACGTTTGAAGGCTGAAAGTGCCAGAGCAACTAAGAATAATAGGAGAGAAATGTTAGCATATATCGACATAGATGAATATGATCAGGAAACGGATAATGACCCTTTAGGTTTCAATGAAAGTGAAATCGACTTGGCCAAACTAAAACAAGGTTCACCCTATTCTTGCAAGGTTCTTGCACCTTCAAATGGGAAAAATCCCATCGAGATGGAAAAGAATGATAAATTCCCTAAGAAGACATATACCTTTGAAGTCACCAAGTGTGACGAAATTTTTGACTTGCGAGTCAAAGATGGCCAAATGATAATGCCTCCTGGTGCTAAAATACCTCCGCTAGAACAACAAAAGAAATGA